From Medicago truncatula cultivar Jemalong A17 chromosome 7, MtrunA17r5.0-ANR, whole genome shotgun sequence, a single genomic window includes:
- the LOC11418569 gene encoding LEAF RUST 10 DISEASE-RESISTANCEUS RECEPTOR-LIKE PROTEIN KINASE-like 2.1, whose protein sequence is MNRKSLLFTFKPFYCPLFYSYMTLFYLLTTTTLCSIDTKFEACEPKTCGNQSISYPFYIKGLQQPYCGYPGFGLSCDNNIGSPILNLSNTKHIIDQIFYENQSLRVSNNAVISGSEGCFYPNQNLTIPKDIFYLAPNQSEVILFFGCDSTKLPRELQGNTIGCSAENKTSSVVAIYEGYKNASFVSKNCTGKVVNVTVENDVKGGIEEKLGKGFRLNWIASDCSDCSSSGGRCGFDSTLYIFRCYCTDRVHSAKCNTAVAAGGKSTMTIVGSVAGVAFALLIILVCWFRTKIFPPTFLLLRKDSPTHEIIEKFLKEHGPLPAARYTYSDVKKITNSFKNKLGQGGYGSVYKGKLNDQRIVAVKVLSESKGDGEDFINEVASISRTSHVNVVRLLGFCLDGSKKALIYEFMPNGSLEKFIYEEKNPLKDDRQLDCKILYDIAVGVAHGLEYLHRGCNTRILHFDIKPHNILLDDDFCPKISDFGLAKICPRKESIVSIFGARGTPGYIAPELFSRNFGGVSHKSDVYSYGMMVLEMVGRRKNIKVEVDCSSELYFPHWIYKRLELNQDLGLRCVKNEIEEEMVRKMTVVSLWCIQTDPSHRPAMHKVVEMLEGSLQLLEIPPKPFLSSPSISPNDLSSEILVSSEVLSGLPCPRQLSSSYMKLYGSGYTYNCPHSFSCGARGVFRYPFTKAEQLDCGSILIHGCDDSYYSPKMIQLEKNAKKIELTSIIDQNTITVSDQEFYKRLQDNLCDTLKQNYTLPPASPFVSFYINNNVTLFLCNRSHNINPPAQYFKHNCSSFSYDIYYNRKPYLNVTNEKADSFFSSCSVLQFPSKDLTDTRHILSFVSAQMYNSTAAMVIVGVAVLIMLGYCIRTKIFTPAFPLLRKENTTHQIIEMFLKEQGPLLAARYSYSEVKKITNSFRDKLGQGGYGSVYKGKLRDQRIIAVKVLSGSKGDGEDFINEVASISRTSHVNVVRLLGFCLDGSKKALIYEFMPNGSLEKFIYEEKNPLKDDRQLDCKILYDIAVGVAHGLEYLHRGCNTRILHFDIKPHNILLDDDFCPKISDFGLAKICPRKESIVSIFGARGTPGYIAPELFSRHFGGVSHKSDVYSYGMMVLEMVGRRKNIKVEVDCSSELYFPHWIYKRLELNQDLGLKCIKNEIDEEMVRKMTMVSLWYIQTDPSHRPAMNKVVEMLEGSLQMLEIPPKPFLSSPSTSSLHLSSETL, encoded by the exons ATGAACAGAAAAAGCCTTCTGTTTACCTTTAAGCCCTTCTATTGTCCCCTGTTTTATTCATACATGACCCTTTTTTATCTTCTTACCACAACCACTCTATGCTCTATAGACACAAAATTTGAAGCTTGTGAACCCAAAACATGTGGCAACCAAAGTATAAGCTACCCTTTCTATATCAAAGGATTACAACAACCCTATTGTGGTTACCCTGGTTTCGGTCTCTCTTGTGACAATAATATTGGTTCCCCAATCCTCAATCTTTCTAACACAAAACACATAATCGACCAAATTTTCTATGAAAACCAATCATTAAGAGTGTCCAACAATGCTGTTATTTCAGGATCAGAAGGTTGTTTTTATCCTAACCAGAACCTAACTATTCCCAAGGATATATTCTACCTTGCTCCCAATCAAAGTGAAGTCATATTGTTCTTTGGATGTGACTCAACAAAGCTGCCCAGAGAGCTGCAAGGGAACACAATTGGTTGTTCAGCTGAAAACAAAACGAGTTCGGTTGTGGCAATATACGAGGGTTATAAAAATGCAAGCTTTGTGTCAAAAAATTGCACGGGTAAGGTGGTGAATGTAACGGTGGAAAATGATGTGAAAGGAGGGATTGAAGAGAAGCTGGGTAAAGGGTTCCGGTTGAATTGGATTGCCAGTGACTGTTCCGATTGCAGCAGCAGTGGAGGAAGGTGTGGCTTCGATTCAACTTTATACATTTTCAGATGTTACTGCACCGACAGAGTTCATTCTGCAAAATGTAATACAG CAGTAGCAGCCGGTGGGAAGTCTACAATGACAATAG TTGGCTCGGTGGCTGGAGTTGCATTTGCCTTGCTGATTATCTTAGTTTGTTGGTTTAGGACAAAGATCTTCCCTCCCACATTTCTTTTGTTAAGGAAAGACAGTCCAACACATGAAATTATTGAGAAGTTTTTGAAGGAACATGGACCTCTTCCAGCTGCTAGGTACACTTATTCAGATGtcaagaaaataacaaactctttcaaaaacaaattaggTCAGGGAGGATACGGAAGTGTATACAAAGGGAAGTTAAATGATCAGCGGATTGTTGCAGTGAAGGTTTTAAGTGAGTCAAAAGGTGATGGTGAAGATTTCATCAATGAAGTTGCAAGTATTAGTAGAACTTCACATGTCAACGTTGTTAGACTTTTGGGGTTCTGTCTGGATGGTTCTAAAAAGGCACTAATATATGAGTTTATGCCAAATGGATCTCTTGAGAAGTTCATATACGAAGAGAAAAATCCATTGAAGGATGATCGCCAATTGGATTGCAAAATATTGTATGATATTGCAGTTGGTGTTGCTCATGGATTGGAGTACTTGCACAGAGGCTGCAACACTAGAATCTTACATTTTGACATAAAACCTCATAATATATTACTTGATGACGATTTCTGCCCtaaaatttcagattttggaCTTGCTAAAATATGTCCAAGAAAAGAAAGTATTGTATCCATATTTGGCGCAAGGGGAACACCAGGATATATTGCTCCAGAGTTGTTCTCCAGAAATTTTGGTGGGGTGTCACATAAATCAGATGTTTATAGTTATGGAATGATGGTTTTAGAAATGGTTGGCCGAAGAAAGAACATTAAGGTCGAAGTTGATTGTTCTAGTGAGTTATATTTTCCACATTGGATTTACAAGCGTCTTGAATTGAATCAGGATCTTGGACTCAGGTgtgttaaaaatgaaattgaggAAGAAATGGTAAGAAAAATGACAGTGGTGAGTTTATGGTGCATACAAACAGACCCTTCGCATCGACCGGCAATGCATAAAGTGGTGGAAATGCTGGAAGGGAGCCTTCAATTGTTGGAAATACCACCCAAACCATTTTTGTCTTCTCCTTCAATATCACCTAATGATCTATCATCTGAAATATTG GTTAGTAGTGAAGTATTGTCTGGTTTGCCATGTCCAAGGCAACTAAGCAGCTCATACATGAAAT TGTATGGAAGCGGATACACATATAACTGTCCGCACTCATTCAGTTGTGGAGCTCGTGGGGTTTTCCGTTACCCTTTCACCAAGGCAGAACAACTAGACTGTGGCTCCATACTCATACATGGCTGTGATGACAGCTATTATTCACCCAAAATGATCCAACTGGAGAagaatgcaaaaaaaattgagcTAACTAGCATCATTGACCAGAATACCATTACAGTTTCTGATCAAGAATTTTACAAGCGTTTGCAAGATAATCTTTGTGATACTTTGAAACAAAACTACACTCTTCCTCCTGCTTCtccatttgtttctttttatataaataataatgtaaCTCTTTTCCTATGCAATCGCAGCCATAATATCAATCCTCCAGCACAGTATTTTAAACACAACTGTTCTTCCTTTTCCTACGACATCTATTATAACAGGAAGCCGTATCTCAATGTTACTAATGAGAAGGCAGATAGCTTTTTCTCATCCTGCTCGGTTCTTCAGTTTCCATCTAAAGACTTGACTGATACCAGACACATTTTATCATTTGTTTCTGctcaaatg tacaaTTCTACAGCAGCCATGGTGATTGTTGGAGTTGCAGTGCTGATAATGTTGGGTTACTGCATTAGAACGAAGATCTTCACTCCAGCATTTCCTTTGCTCAGGAAGGAGAATACAACTCATCAAATTATTGAGATGTTTTTGAAGGAACAAGGACCGCTTCTTGCTGCTAGGTACAGTTATTCAGAAGTCAAGAAAATAACCAACTCTTTTAGAGACAAATTAGGTCAGGGAGGATACGGAAGTGTATACAAAGGGAAGTTACGTGATCAGCGGATTATTGCAGTGAAGGTTTTAAGTGGGTCAAAAGGTGATGGCGAAGATTTCATCAATGAAGTTGCAAGTATTAGTAGAACTTCACATGTCAACGTTGTTAGACTTTTGGGGTTTTGTCTGGATGGTTCTAAAAAGGCACTAATATATGAGTTTATGCCAAATGGATCTCTTGAGAAGTTCATATACGAAGAGAAAAATCCATTGAAGGATGATCGCCAATTGGATTGCAAAATATTGTATGATATTGCAGTTGGTGTTGCTCATGGATTGGAGTACTTGCACAGAGGCTGCAACACTAGAATCTTACATTTTGACATAAAACCTCATAATATATTACTTGATGACGATTTCTGCCCtaaaatttcagattttggaCTTGCTAAAATATGTCCAAGAAAAGAAAGTATTGTATCCATATTTGGCGCAAGGGGAACACCAGGATATATTGCTCCAGAGTTGTTCTCTAGACATTTTGGTGGGGTGTCACATAAATCAGATGTCTACAGCTATGGCATGATGGTTTTAGAAATGGTTGGTCGAAGAAAGAACATTAAGGTTGAAGTTGATTGTTCTAGCGAGTTATATTTTCCACACTGGATTTACAAGCGTCTTGAATTGAATCAGGATCTTGGACTCAAGtgtattaaaaatgaaattgatgaaGAAATGGTCAGAAAAATGACAATGGTGAGTTTATGGTACATACAAACTGACCCTTCACATCGACCAGCAATGAATAAAGTGGTGGAAATGTTGGAAGGGAGCCTTCAAATGTTGGAAATACCACCAAAACCCTTTTTATCTTCTCCTTCCACATCTTCACTCCATTTATCATCTGAAACATTGTGA